The DNA region tatattttataatatactaaaaaaataaaaaatataatattaaatttatattaaaattaaaaattttaaaattataataaaatttatattaaaattataaataatacaattatCAATCGATAtcaaattcttattaaaattaaattgattggtTCAACGATTTgatgaaattataaaagaaaaaaaaatatgtacaTTTGATTTCCACTAAATTCATCATACATGTACAAAATTTTTAActacatatatattataatatattagaaGTACGAATAGAGTTAAATTTAAATAcgtgtttaattttgtttgtagttcaatatattttattctcaattcaTTTAGAGTAATACtagagaaataatttttttaagtcaatattaattaattttaaaaaataattttatttatttaaaattttaaatcttaaaccaCATAttattaattctaaattttaaattataaattttaaaataaaattaattaatgttaactAACTAGAAATTAATTCTCtgtactttttctttcttttatatgcATTTATCATCTTATTATAATACTGAATAAAGTGTGTACTATACTTttgatcaaaataataataataaaatttcctACCACTTTCTTTCATTATATTCCTATCTGCATTTTGGATACTAAATAGTATAGCTCGCTTAACCTTATTCTCATAATTTATGCATGTCCCTCACTCGCTCCCACCATATATAAATACACCAAGCCCTTAAACCTTCAATGACATCACAAACTAAATCCACACCAAAACTTCCTCGATCTAATAATGCTCCCTTCTTTTCAGATTTCTTATTAATTTCTCTCCTATTAATCATCGTCATTATAACCTCTAATATAAGTAAGTGGTACTCTAGTACCAAGCCGAACCAAGCAAAAGCCGATAACAGCCATTTTTCCTATATAACTAGTAGAAGTTTAATTCTCAAAAAGAGAATCAATAATGGATCGCATAGCAAAATTGGCATCACAAAAGGCAGTGGTTATATTCAGCAAGAGTTCGTGTGGGATGAGCCATGCGATAAAGAGGTTGTTCTACGAGCAAGGGGTTGGACCGGCAATTTGCGAGCTAGACGAGGATTCAAGGGGTAAGGAAATGGAGTGGGCTCTGGTGAGGCTAGGGTGCAACCCTTCAGTCCCGGCAGTGTTTATCGGAGGCAA from Arachis hypogaea cultivar Tifrunner chromosome 10, arahy.Tifrunner.gnm2.J5K5, whole genome shotgun sequence includes:
- the LOC112718097 gene encoding monothiol glutaredoxin-S10-like, with amino-acid sequence MDRIAKLASQKAVVIFSKSSCGMSHAIKRLFYEQGVGPAICELDEDSRGKEMEWALVRLGCNPSVPAVFIGGKFVGSANTVMTLHLNGSLKRMLRDAGALWL